A genomic stretch from Telopea speciosissima isolate NSW1024214 ecotype Mountain lineage chromosome 7, Tspe_v1, whole genome shotgun sequence includes:
- the LOC122669154 gene encoding uncharacterized protein LOC122669154: MAPNGETLVTSYSRTNNLSKPPRLSMESLHRTLSDISFDLSKEAIDIKLPPITEVEDAKCECCGMSEEYTPEYVQRVRDKFSGKWICGLCSEAVKEEVEKNGGRGEEALNSHMNVCVRFNRIGKRYPALFQADAMREILKKSTGLEGRGVRAKSMSPRDRSGGVKKGGIARSSSCIPAITKEMTDQKPVT; the protein is encoded by the coding sequence ATGGCACCAAACGGAGAGACCCTTGTTACTTCCTATTCAAGGACCAACAACTTAAGCAAGccaccaaggctttccatggaAAGCCTCCATAGGACTCTTTCAGATATCTCCTTTGATCTAAGCAAAGAAGCGATCGATATCAAGCTCCCGCCAATCACCGAAGTAGAGGATGCCAAGTGCGAGTGTTGCGGTATGAGCGAAGAGTATACACCGGAGTACGTTCAGCGTGTACGTGACAAGTTCTCAGGTAAGTGGATATGTGGTTTGTGCTCTGAAGCAGTGAAGGAAGAAGTGGAGAAGAATGGAGGGAGAGGTGAAGAAGCTTTGAATTCTCACATGAATGTGTGTGTGAGGTTCAATAGAATTGGTAAGAGATATCCAGCTTTGTTCCAAGCTGATGCAATGAGGGAGATATTGAAGAAGAGCACAGGATTGGAAGGGAGAGGAGTTAGGGCTAAATCAATGAGTCCTAGGGATAGGAGTGGTGGTGTAAAGAAGGGTGGGATTGCGAGGAGCTCAAGTTGTATTCCGGCCATTACTAAGGAGATGACTGACCAGAAACCGGTGACATGA